A genomic region of Danio aesculapii chromosome 21, fDanAes4.1, whole genome shotgun sequence contains the following coding sequences:
- the cnot6a gene encoding CCR4-NOT transcription complex subunit 6a, with protein MPKEKYDPPDPRRMYTIMSSEEAANGKKSTWAELEIVGKVKSLSSALWSLTHLTALYISDNSLSRIPPDIAKLNNLVYLDLSSNKIRSLPAELGNMINLRELLLNNNQLRVLPFELGKLFQLQTLGLKGNPLAQEILNLYQEPDGTRRLLNYLLDNLAGTKRAPIEQPPPRSWIPLQEPDRTRPAALFSVMCYNVLCDKYATRQLYGYCPSWALNWEYRKKSIMQEILSCSADIISLQEVETEQYYNYFLVELKEQGYEGFFSPKSRARTMSESDRKHVDGCAVFYKTDKFSLVQKHTVEFNQLAMANSEGSEAMLNRVMTKDNIGVAVLLELRKEMMELSAGKPLHGMEKQLLLVANAHMHWDPEYSDVKLVQTMMFLSEVKNIVDKATRSLKLSSVSGETNAIPLVLCADLNSLPDSGVVEYLSTGGVDGTHKDFKELRYIDSLTNFNCNGKNGTSSTRITHGFKLKSAYENGLMPYTNYTFDFKGIIDYIFYSQPLLNVLGVLGPLEHHWLLENNVTGCPHPHIPSDHFSLFAQLELLLPFPPAVNGIHLPGRR; from the exons ATGCCCAAGGAAAAATATGATCCGCCTGACCCAAGGCGGATGTACACGATTATGTCCAGTGAGGAGGCGGCCAATGGAAAGAAGTCAACTTGGGCAGAGCTGGAGATTGTTG GTAAAGTAAAGAGTTTGAGTTCAGCATTATGGTCCCTCACCCACCTCACTGCTCTTTATATCAGTGATAACTCACTTTCGCGAATCCCGCCCGACATTGCCAAACTAAACAACTTGGTGTATCTGGACCTCTCGTCCAATAAGATCAGGAGCCTGCCCGCCGAGCTAGGCAACATGATTAATCTCAG GGAACTGCTTTTAAATAACAACCAGTTACGAGTTCTGCCTTTTGAGCTTGGAAAACTCTTTCAGTTACAAACATTGGGTTTGAAAG GAAACCCTCTTGCACAAGAAATCTTGAACCTCTATCAAGAGCCCGATGGGACCCGTCGGCTTCTCAACTACCTGCTGGACAATCTCGCAGGCACCAAACGCG CACCCATAGAACAGCCTCCACCTCGCTCATGGATACCACTGCAGGAGCCAGACAGAACACGGCCAGCAG CACTTTTCTCTGTGATGTGCTACAACGTGCTATGTGATAAGTACGCCACGCGTCAGCTCTATGGCTACTGTCCCTCGTGGGCCCTCAACTGGGAATACAGGAAGAAGTCCATCATGCAGGAGATCCTCAGCTGCAGTGCAGACATCATCAGCCTACAG GAAGTGGAGACGGAGCAGTACTACAACTACTTCCTGGTGGAGCTGAAGGAGCAGGGTTATGAAGGTTTCTTTAGCCCTAAGTCCCGAGCCAGGACCATGTCTGAATCTGATCGCAAACATGTGGACGGCTGTGCAGTTTTCTACAAAACAGACAA GTTCAGTCTGGTGCAGAAACACACAGTAGAGTTCAACCAGCTGGCGATGGCCAACTCTGAGGGTTCGGAGGCCATGTTGAACAGAGTGATGACCAAGGACAACATCGGGGTGGCTGTACTACTAGAGCTGCGGAAAGAGATGATGGAGCTGTCCG CTGGAAAGCCTCTGCATGGCATGGAGAAACAGCTCCTCCTGGTGGCCAACGCTCACATGCACTGGGACCCTGAGTACTCGGACGTGAAGCTCGTCCAGACCATGATGTTCCTGTCAGAAGTGAAGAACATTGTAGATAAAGCCACTCGCAGTCTGAAGCTCTCCTCAGTTTCTGGAGAAACCAACGCCATTCCTCTCGTCCTGTGCGCTGACCTCAACTCTCTGCCTGACTCAG GTGTTGTGGAGTACCTGAGCACAGGTGGAGTGGACGGCACACACAAGGACTTTAAAGAGTTGCGCTATATTGACAGCTTGACCAACTTCAACTGCAACGGCAAGAACGGCACCTCCAGCACCAGGATCACACACGGCTTCAAACTGAAGAGTGCTTACGAGAACGGCCTGATGCCTTACACCAATTACACCTTTGACTTCAAG gGCATCATTGACTACATCTTCTACTCTCAACCTTTGCTTAACGTGCTGGGTGTACTGGGTCCCCTGGAACACCACTGGCTCCTCGAGAACAATGTCACTGGCTGCCCTCATCCCCACATCCCCTCCGATCACTTCTCCCTGTTTGCACAACTGGAGCTGCTCCTGCCCTTCCCGCCTGCTGTCAACGGCATCCATCTGCCCGGCCGCAGGTAG